One Ardenticatenales bacterium DNA segment encodes these proteins:
- a CDS encoding transglycosylase domain-containing protein, with amino-acid sequence MYYDDPTQPVQYVRETRQPRRRGCLGGCFSRLLLVGLLGVGLLVFAGILIGGTLVYNQLNQDIEQGIAALDAARTRDTFETTRIFDRNGQLLWEFFGEGNRTQIPLSQIPQNLIDATIAIEDDSFYENNGLDAPSLVAAIIANLRHPEGRPIGGSTITQQLVRHVAFDYDERTAVSYNRKTKEIILAWIMNRKYSKDEILELYLNEIYYGNLAYGIEAAAQTYFEIPARDLDLAQAALLAGLPQSPIELDPLTNPDAAKERQWLVLSQMVRDDKISQEEANAAYLEPLTFAPQEVSLVAPHFAVYVRQQLEAQFGADVVANGGLQVTTTLDLDYQRLAELLARQHVAALAADHHLTNAALVALKPGTGEILAMLGSVDYKDETIDGNVNVALSPQQPGSAIKPITYAAALSPDPNTGTPTWTAADLLWDVPVSYPQFDGSTYSPVNYDGRFHGPVRLREALANSYNVPAVLLLQDIGISRFLELARQMGVSSFDADPSRYGLALTLGGGEVTPLELTAAYAVFANGGFRIPPVSILRVSKTDGTVLYEVQSPEPEQVLDPRVAYLISNILDDDAARVPAMGRNNPLALPFPAAAKTGTTNDFRDNWTVGYTPGLAVGVWTGNTDNSEMINVSGLTGAAPLWSAYMQAVYADFDLVARLAGGGAQPPTAFVQPAGLAQKPLCALSSVTPGAGDCVYAGNEWFLQPDVDAPTPTPTATQDPADERVVWEMLEPGVWRMPAIPLPPNIITTATTDDQDALPPQPFCQFAPGVEVALLPPNALPQVFLTAPRNPESLKGAYAWAEANGVVVMPAAPCTDELLAQARDPNAPAVWRITSPRAGDEVSGILPIMGTADFDPGVVQFYKVEVRLGDNWITLGDTHNTPVVNGVLESLHADGLPAGPTEIRLIVILWDGNYVGEPYTVPITIVRP; translated from the coding sequence ATGTACTACGATGATCCGACCCAGCCTGTGCAATATGTACGCGAAACGCGGCAGCCGCGGCGGCGTGGCTGCCTGGGAGGGTGTTTTAGCCGGCTGCTGCTGGTGGGGTTATTGGGTGTGGGGCTGTTGGTTTTTGCCGGCATCCTCATCGGCGGAACCCTCGTCTACAACCAACTCAACCAGGACATCGAACAAGGCATCGCCGCCCTCGACGCCGCCCGCACCCGCGACACCTTCGAAACCACCCGCATCTTTGACCGCAACGGCCAACTCCTGTGGGAATTCTTTGGCGAAGGCAACCGCACCCAAATCCCCCTCAGCCAGATACCCCAAAACCTCATTGACGCCACCATCGCCATCGAAGATGACTCCTTCTACGAAAACAACGGCCTCGACGCCCCCTCCCTCGTCGCCGCCATCATCGCCAACCTGCGCCACCCCGAAGGTCGCCCCATCGGCGGCAGCACCATCACGCAGCAGCTTGTGCGCCACGTCGCCTTCGACTACGACGAACGCACCGCCGTCAGCTACAACCGCAAAACAAAAGAGATCATTCTCGCCTGGATCATGAACCGCAAATACAGCAAGGATGAAATTCTGGAACTGTATTTGAACGAAATATATTACGGCAACCTGGCCTACGGCATTGAAGCCGCCGCGCAAACCTACTTCGAGATACCCGCCCGCGACCTCGACCTGGCACAGGCCGCCCTCCTCGCCGGACTACCGCAAAGCCCCATCGAACTCGACCCCCTCACCAACCCGGACGCGGCCAAAGAACGGCAGTGGCTCGTCCTCAGCCAGATGGTGCGCGACGACAAAATCAGCCAGGAAGAGGCCAACGCCGCCTACCTGGAACCCCTCACCTTTGCGCCACAAGAGGTCAGCCTGGTCGCGCCCCATTTTGCCGTCTACGTGCGGCAGCAGTTGGAGGCGCAGTTCGGCGCGGACGTGGTGGCCAACGGCGGCCTACAAGTGACCACCACCCTTGACCTGGATTACCAGCGGCTGGCGGAACTGCTGGCGCGGCAGCATGTGGCCGCACTAGCAGCGGACCACCATCTCACCAACGCGGCCCTGGTCGCCCTCAAACCGGGCACGGGGGAAATTCTGGCGATGTTAGGCAGCGTGGATTACAAGGACGAAACGATTGACGGCAACGTCAACGTGGCCCTTTCGCCACAACAGCCCGGCAGCGCCATCAAGCCCATTACCTACGCCGCCGCCCTGTCTCCCGACCCGAACACGGGCACGCCCACCTGGACAGCCGCAGACCTGCTGTGGGATGTGCCCGTCTCCTATCCACAGTTCGACGGCAGCACCTATAGTCCCGTCAACTACGATGGCCGCTTCCACGGCCCGGTGCGGCTGCGGGAGGCGCTGGCGAACAGCTACAATGTGCCCGCTGTGCTGCTGCTGCAAGATATTGGCATTTCCCGCTTTCTGGAGCTGGCGCGGCAAATGGGCGTCAGCAGTTTCGACGCCGACCCTAGTCGGTATGGCCTGGCGCTCACGCTGGGTGGCGGGGAAGTGACGCCGCTGGAACTGACCGCCGCTTACGCTGTCTTTGCCAACGGTGGGTTCCGCATTCCCCCGGTGAGCATTTTGCGCGTGAGCAAGACGGATGGCACGGTGCTGTATGAGGTCCAATCTCCCGAACCGGAACAGGTGCTGGATCCGCGCGTGGCTTACTTGATCAGTAATATCCTGGACGATGACGCGGCGCGCGTGCCGGCAATGGGGCGTAACAATCCCCTCGCTCTCCCCTTCCCCGCCGCCGCCAAAACAGGCACCACCAACGATTTCCGCGACAACTGGACCGTCGGCTACACGCCGGGGCTGGCAGTTGGCGTGTGGACGGGGAACACGGACAACAGCGAAATGATCAACGTGAGCGGCCTCACGGGAGCCGCGCCGCTGTGGTCGGCGTATATGCAAGCGGTGTACGCGGACTTCGATCTGGTGGCGCGGCTGGCGGGCGGCGGGGCGCAGCCGCCGACGGCGTTTGTGCAGCCGGCGGGGTTGGCGCAGAAACCATTGTGCGCGCTGTCGTCGGTGACGCCGGGGGCAGGGGATTGTGTTTATGCCGGCAACGAATGGTTCTTGCAACCAGACGTCGATGCCCCCACGCCCACGCCGACCGCGACGCAAGATCCCGCGGACGAGCGGGTGGTATGGGAAATGTTAGAGCCGGGGGTGTGGCGAATGCCGGCAATCCCCCTCCCCCCCAACATCATCACCACGGCAACCACAGACGACCAGGACGCATTGCCACCGCAGCCATTTTGCCAGTTCGCGCCGGGCGTAGAAGTAGCCCTGCTGCCCCCCAACGCACTGCCGCAGGTATTCCTCACCGCCCCGCGCAACCCGGAAAGTCTGAAAGGCGCGTATGCGTGGGCAGAAGCAAATGGGGTGGTTGTTATGCCGGCAGCCCCCTGCACCGACGAATTACTCGCCCAGGCCCGCGATCCCAACGCCCCCGCCGTCTGGCGCATCACCAGCCCCAGGGCCGGCGATGAAGTCAGCGGCATCCTGCCCATCATGGGCACGGCGGACTTCGATCCGGGCGTGGTGCAGTTTTACAAAGTGGAGGTGCGCCTGGGCGACAACTGGATTACGCTGGGTGACACGCACAACACGCCGGTCGTCAACGGGGTTCTGGAGAGTTTGCACGCGGATGGATTGCCGGCAGGCCCAACCGAAATCCGCCTGATCGTCATCCTCTGGGACGGCAACTACGTCGGCGAACCCTACACCGTCCCCATCACCATCGTCCGCCCTTGA